One Vulpes lagopus strain Blue_001 chromosome 18, ASM1834538v1, whole genome shotgun sequence DNA window includes the following coding sequences:
- the ITPA gene encoding inosine triphosphate pyrophosphatase isoform X2 — MAAPLAGKKIVFVTGNAKKLEEVIQILGDKFPCTLVAQKIDLPEYQGEPDEISIQKCQEAARQVQGPVLVEDTCLCFNALGGLPGPYIKWFLEKLKPEGLHQLLAGFEDKSAYALCTFAFSTGDPSEPVLLFRGQTSGRIVVPRGCRDFGWDPCFQPDGYEQTYAEMPKAKKNAISHRFRALLELQKYFGSLTPPPPMPVNTEPCEH; from the exons ATGGCGGCCCCCTTGGCGGGGAAAAAGATCGTGTTTGTCACCGGGAACGCCAAGAAGCTGGAGGAG GTCATTCAGATTCTGGGAGATAAGTTTCCATGCACTTTGGTGGCACAGAAAATTGACC TGCCGGAGTACCAGGGAGAGCCTGATGAGATTTCCATACAGAAGTGTCAGGAAGCAGCTCGCCAG GTACAGGGGCCTGTACTGGTGGAGGACACCTGTCTGTGCTTCAACGCCCTTGGGGGCCTCCCTGGCCCCTACAT AAAGTGGTTTCTGGAGAAGTTAAAGCCTGAAG GTCTACACCAGCTCCTGGCAGGGTTCGAGGACAAGTCTGCCTATGCACTTTGCACTTTCGCATTCAGCACCGGGGACCCCAGTGAGCCAGTGCTCCTGTTCAGGGGCCAGACCTCC GGCCGGATTGTAGTGCCCCGAGGCTGCCGAGACTTTGGCTGGGACCCCTGCTTTCAGCCTGATGGATATGAGCAGAC GTATGCAGAGATGCCCAAAGCCAAGAAGAATGCCATCTCCCATCGCTTCCGGGCCCTGCTTGAGCTACAGAAATACTTTGGCAGCCTCACTCCTCCG CCACCCATGCCTGTGAACACTGAACCCTGTGAACACTGA
- the ITPA gene encoding inosine triphosphate pyrophosphatase isoform X1 translates to MAAPLAGKKIVFVTGNAKKLEEVIQILGDKFPCTLVAQKIDLPEYQGEPDEISIQKCQEAARQVQGPVLVEDTCLCFNALGGLPGPYIKWFLEKLKPEGLHQLLAGFEDKSAYALCTFAFSTGDPSEPVLLFRGQTSGRIVVPRGCRDFGWDPCFQPDGYEQTYAEMPKAKKNAISHRFRALLELQKYFGSLTPPVVGDDCPGRGSGEG, encoded by the exons ATGGCGGCCCCCTTGGCGGGGAAAAAGATCGTGTTTGTCACCGGGAACGCCAAGAAGCTGGAGGAG GTCATTCAGATTCTGGGAGATAAGTTTCCATGCACTTTGGTGGCACAGAAAATTGACC TGCCGGAGTACCAGGGAGAGCCTGATGAGATTTCCATACAGAAGTGTCAGGAAGCAGCTCGCCAG GTACAGGGGCCTGTACTGGTGGAGGACACCTGTCTGTGCTTCAACGCCCTTGGGGGCCTCCCTGGCCCCTACAT AAAGTGGTTTCTGGAGAAGTTAAAGCCTGAAG GTCTACACCAGCTCCTGGCAGGGTTCGAGGACAAGTCTGCCTATGCACTTTGCACTTTCGCATTCAGCACCGGGGACCCCAGTGAGCCAGTGCTCCTGTTCAGGGGCCAGACCTCC GGCCGGATTGTAGTGCCCCGAGGCTGCCGAGACTTTGGCTGGGACCCCTGCTTTCAGCCTGATGGATATGAGCAGAC GTATGCAGAGATGCCCAAAGCCAAGAAGAATGCCATCTCCCATCGCTTCCGGGCCCTGCTTGAGCTACAGAAATACTTTGGCAGCCTCACTCCTCCGGTAGTTGGTGATGATTGCCCTGGCAGGGGATCTGGGGAAGGCTAG